GGTCAGTGTTTAGAAAGAGTGACATGACATTTATTATAACTCCTTCTCATCTTTCCTCTCTGAATAAACTGAATATCTGTGTTTTAttcttctccttctcttcctgTTTTCTATAGGTTCTGGAAGCCACCCATCCCTTAATGGAATACCTATTACGTAAAAAAAATGTTGggtgttttatttataaaatttGTAATATTATATTCATAGTAAAATTTTCCATACCACTCTTATGGGTTCTGTGATTATTTGTTACTATAGAAATTTGTATTTTCTTATCTTGCTAGcaaataaatatactttatacaacataataaaaataacaCTGATCGGAGAGCATCAATCATAGACGCGCCGTTATAACTTTCACTGGACAGGTTACTTTTTTAATTGAGTGCGTTCAATCCGGTGAAGCGATTATGAGGGCAGATCGCGAGCCGGATGTTTGGCGGGATAAATCCTGAGGTAGTTAGCCAACTAGCCGCGTCCACCACATAAAACCTGAAGCAAGTGACTCGTATATTTTCATTCAATTCAATATTTACCTTTTTATATCTGTGCGCTGCCACAGAACATTCATCCTAACCAATCTAACTTAACTAATTAGCGAGCCAGCTATTTTGCTAATATAACCACAGTTAGCTTTTTAGCAGTCAACCGATTATTTAGCAACTAGCTACGTATCTATCCTGATTAGTCAACGTCCCTGCACCCTGGCGTGATTTTGATGTTTTCCCCGTTAATTTCTGTATGTCCAGAACACACAGTTAACTGAATGTCAGTCAGGTCCAAATCAGCTGGCCGTTATGTTCTCAAGCGTCAAATACCGAGCTATCGACTACGTCTGTGAGGTATGTTCGTTGTTCTCCCGTAAACGTGGCGCGTCCACCTGAGCCAACACGGTTAACGGTAACGTCTGTACGACAGGCGTCAGCCAGACACGGGATGATGATGAGCTTACTGACCCTGCCCCTTCCCCTCCCGCTGGGCGACCCCGTGTACCTGCACTCGGGCCATCTGCGGGACAAGGCCTTCAGATCCCCGTGGATGCGCGGTCAAATCTGAACTTCTTACTCTGACTCATTCCTTCTGATTTAGGAGCCACACTATGAGATTAGATATTTAGAGTTAACATATTAGGTTACGTCCTGATAAATAATGCGTTTTAACTTTCTGATTCTCTATTACAGGGATTTTGAGCTCCGCCTGCAGGCTTGAAGTGCCAGGGTGTGCGTTAGATGACTTGAAACCCAGCCTGTGTTCAGGGGATTTTTTGGAAAGGTCCAGTTTCCATTTTTATCATTGTTTTGAGCATTTTTTAACACTCTAAACATCTCAAACACACGCCAGAAACATTCAAATTTAAAATGTGCCGTTCCAAGACAGCCTGAAAAACAGGTGTGTGAACAGCTGGTGTTAAACTAGACTTCTGGAGGATCTCTGTGTGTGGGcaggtttggggtgtgtgtggctgaacTGGATAGGGAGTTTGGTGAGGTCGTGCCAAGCTCTAACCCTGCATCTCAGGGCTGCGTCGGGGCGGAGGAGGCCCTCTGGCTGCTGGGTGAAGGTGACGTAGCAGCTGAGTGTGGTGAATGGAGAGAAACCTTCACTCTGCATGCTGAACATCCTTCATGCCTTAGTTACCAAGGTCAGCATGGGTTTACACTGATCTTATTTATAGGAACTGTATTTTTCACACCATAAACAGATATACACAATTATATACAGATAGCCTATACAACAACTATTCTTTGGAACACTGGACAAAATCCCATTGTGTTATTCAAACAGGTCACATGCCACCTTTGTTGTGTGAATACAGTATCGAAATTTAAATATGAATCAATTGATTTCAGAAATCATAATTTTGCCCGCCAGGACTGAAGGCTCAGTTCCTCAGTTCTGGTGTACACAGGTTGTTCATCTTCATGTCATGAAGTTTGCATTAGATTTGTACTATAAGATGAGTAACAAGATGAGGCTATTTGTTCTTTGCTTTATGCAGATATTAAGCGTTTAGAGTGTCTCTTCCTCAGATCTCGTCCTTCCCGAGGAAGTGATCGTCACTGATCCTCTGGTGCGCTTTAAGACTCGGATGCCGTCGTTCCTGAGTTTAATGCAGAGGTTAAAAACTCTGCCGGTGTCCGATCCCCTGCAGAGTCCTTCTGGAGTCATTCTGTCTGAGCATGTGATATTCAGGTAGAAAAACCTGTGTTGCCCCTGCACATCACACATGTAATATGCAGATCTGTTTGTAATATGTGGTTGCAACCAATTAAGAAAATCTTGCACCAGCTTTGTTGAGAATTTGACCGTTGACCCTCGTGAGTGGGTGGAAGTAGGGGGTGTGTCACAGGGACTTGGGTTTGTTAGGCAAGTTGCACTGAGTAGCCAAATAAGGACACCAGAGCAGCTAGTCTGTAGGTGCGTTTAGTTGGTGAAGATTTCCCTTGTGTTCCTGTGGATGGAGATTACGTTGCTGCGTCTCTGACCCTCTCAGGCACTGTGCTCCTTATGAAGCCACTTGTGATGAGCCTCACAGCTGCTCAGGTACTCTCTCAGTTACTGAAGACTTCAAGAAAGAATCCATTTTGAGTGCTGAAGTGAGTGGGACCTTTGTATATCACTCATCTGTACAACAGACTCTTAATGGTTCTATGAGAAAAGCCATAGACCCGTTTTAGCTCtaaaattaaatttttttaaacactTCGTATTTTGTTCTTCAGTTCTTGATGTTGCCTGTTGGGATTGAGGCTGTAGTGGTGCAGAAGCCAGATCTTATCCTCTCCACTCCCAGACTTCAGGAATCACTGAAAGTATCTCCAGAAGCCATTGAAGAGCAGAGATCTGTCTTGGACACTATGAGGGAAGGTGAGCTAGATCACTTAACTCTGTAGCTGAACAGAGGGGTCAGTTAGTGTAGGGATTTCTGGGTAACCAGTGGGTGTATCTGTTCCAGACACTTCTGCAGGTGTACTAAGATCATCAGCATGTGAGATGTtcagtgtgcctgtgtgtgattCAGACAACAAAGACTCAGAGAGCACATACTCTCCAGGTACACCATTTAGCATCTGTATTATCTAATAAAAAATCATTAATATTGATATTGCTGATAATGATTTTCATGTGAAGTTTCTCTCTGTTTTATTGGTCAGTTCCTTATAAGACCTATGTGGAAATGGAGATAGAACCACCCCTGTCACCTCCTGACAGGCCAGTCCAGCCTgagctctccctctccaccaatCAGCTATCAGCTGAGCAGCTGTCACCAGACTACAGGCAGTAGGTCCTAGCGATGTGTATGATGCAGCTGCAGGGCGTTATCCACACTGGTGATACCATTAACACATTAAAGGGCATTTAAAGAATGGTGTGAACACATATGGaggtattttattttatttaaatacatttggTGTGTTTCCAAAAACTAATTTAGACTCACTAAATTAATTTAGTGTCCCAGAAGCAGATCTGTCTGTGACTGGCCATGTGCCAAATGGATGTGTGGATTGTCTGGGTGTGTGACCTCCTTCTGTATACATTGGATGTGATTTTACTGGTAACCTGTAGGGTCTTGCTGAGGGACCATGAACGTGACGTTATGGAGAAGGCTGTGTGGTTGGCAGAGAAACATCCCGAGAGCTTTGCTGGGTTAATACTAGCAGGTAACGCGCAGTGCGATGGCCCACGTGTGGTGGATTTGGAGACGTGATCAGTGAAGCGCTATGGTGTAGATCACCACTGAGTGTCTCCACAGAGCCGCAGATGTGTGCCCGTCCAGTCAGCGTGACGTCTCTCCCTGAGCTGATCTTATTGCTTGGTGCTGAGAAGGATGATGCAGCCCCTGTCACAGACGCAGAGGCCCAGCAGGGGATGGCCCCGCTCAGCCCTGCCTGGTGTCTGCTCGGAGAGGCCATGACTGTGGACGCTCGCCCAGCCAGTGAGACGACGGCGGATTCAGAGGAGCAGTTCCATCCACTGTCCATTGCTCAGATAGATGGTGAGTGCAAGCAGGACACCCACCATCTCCAGCTGTGATTGGGATTTTGTTCCAAAATAGGAATTGTAGAAAAACCACCCCTTGGTTGTGCACACATCTATTCAAATATACTACTTTCTTTAGAGTTGCTGAGAGATTCTGCTGAAAGTGCTGGTAAGTTATTTTTAGCTTATGTTGTCTTTGCTCtcaatttttgttttgttattataataatatgctaataatctttatttgtattgcACCTTTCATATATACAGTACATGCAActaaaagtgctttacagacaaTAAAAAACATGATGAATTTTAAATGAAAGTAATATGTAATATAATCCCTGTTTTTTAGTAGAGGGTCTCCTTCCCGGTGTGAAAGGGGCTTCTGTTCTAGCGCAGGTGACTGGTGCCCCTAACCGTGTCAAAACTGTCAAATTCATCTTGGTGGAAGAAACCACCTCTCAAGACATGGCAAGATATGACCACACAAACTCTGGTGTGTTAAAGACAGGCCAATCTATAACCCCAGATGCACTCTCACATTTAGAGAAAAACACTCAAAAACAGTTGGTCACAAACACTCCAAACACTGCAAATCACCCAGCCCACCTGTCTCAAAGTACTCTCAAGAAAAGGGGATACACTATACTGAAGTCTAGAACAACCCCATCTACCCACAAACATTCAGAAGGCCCTCAAAGAGGGACACTGGCGAACCCTCCGAATGGTCCAGACCCTCCAGAGGAGCCGTGGGTCACACCAGCGAAGCAGAGACCAGAACCCAGGCAGGTTCTGACCCCAATGCCCAGACAGTCTGAACGTGGGGAGCTGGAGGGCGGGCCCACACCTGCAGCATTGAGGAGCAGGGTTACAGACAGACGGGAGAACTCCGGCTGTGAGGAGCAGCACCTGGACCCGCTCACGTCCTTCATGGTGTTGAGGAGACTACAGAGGAGTCAAACGCCTGCCCACACTACTCTGCACACCACAGGTGGAGATTAAGCTAACGCTGTATCTGAGGGTTGACTGTGACTGCCCATGGCTCAGTTCATGCAGCCTGTCATTTCTTAAACAAATTAACAGTAGCAAATAGTGATTGTGACACTCACATGCTCAGTATGTATTGGCACAGTTTATGTAggaatatttatgtatacaTATTATACATATTTATGGACTGGTTTCAGAGCCACTCTGTTACTGACCTAAAAACCATTTGCATTGAATGCGGTTCCAAACTCTGTAGCGTGTGTTTACTGGCAGACCTTCCTGAGAAGTCTTTGGGAAAACTCACAGCAGGTGTAGACATGACAGGAGGGCAGCAGGTCTCTGCTATGACTGGGGAAAGAGAAAGCAGTCTTCCTGTCGTGGGAAAGGCCATCAGCAAAGCCATTCAAGCACAGGCCTCAGGTGGGGGCTCCTCCATGATCAGGAATACAGCAGACCTGTACAGTGACTGTATTGTACCTGTGTTTAGGTCATTATGTAACTCTACTCTGACTGTGTTCTGTAATCTGTGCTCAGCCTGTGTGCTGCATGTATTCTGCCTTTAACACgactgtcctctgtcctgtagaGAGTGAGCGGAGGGCATTCTGGGAGCTGCATGCAGTCGCACTGCCTGCTCTGGGCAGGGTGGATGATCTGGGCTCGACTGATCTGGGCAGGAGTGACTTTAGCAGCCTGATGCCTGAAGACACAAGATTCTACGTGAAACAGCAAGAGAAACAGCTCAGTATGGGCCAGGGTCAGTATAACTCACACTGTAGTACAGCTCACATTGTAGTACAATTCGCACTGTAACACAGCCCTCACATTGTAATACATCCCCACAGCATGGGTCACACACTGTGtaatgatgtggaggtgtgtgctaagaaggtgtgtgtgtgtgtgtgtgtgtgtgtgtgtgtgtgtgtgtgtgttaggcagagagagtgtgtgtaacaCTGTAGCCTTGCTTCATATTCTGGTGACTGCGAAGGAACTGCTGCTGAGGTGTGACCTCAATACTGCAACTGGTAAACACtcaccaaacaccacaacaattAAACACTTTTAAAAACCAAACACTGCAACCTTTAAACACTTTCCCACCAAGCACTGTCTGGCCAAacatcccctccctctcttctaaCACCGCCTGCAAACAAAACAGTGACTCCAGATTTTCGTCagctctgcgtgtgtgtgctgaggtctgcgtgtgtgtgctgagctgtgcgtgtgtgtgctgtgtgtgagattACCTGGCAAAGGCGCAGGCCACCTGCAGGATCGCTGCTCTGGGACAGCTGCTCAGGagggtccaggtgctgcagtaCCTGAGCAGCAGGAGGGAGGAGCCTCGGCCCAGACACCAGTGCCTGCTGGAGCAGTTCAGCACCTGGCTTAACAGCGCCACCTGCAGCATGGTCAGACTGATCAGGACTGTCATAGTTAACAGTCTGCTAGCGTACCTGGAGTGACTAGccttaagagtgtgtgtgtgtgtgtgtgtgtgtgtgtgtgtgtgtgtgtgtgttgtgcatttGCAGATTCTGGTTGTAACAGCTGTGGAAAATGTGAGGGCGGAGCTAGTGGCAGTTCTCAGCCAAGTATCAGGTGAGTCAGAGTTCTGTGTCATTTCATGCTTCATGGGAGAGTCTTTTGAGAgcactgacgtgtgtgtgtgtgttaatactaCAGGAAACACTGTAGCTGAGGTACTACCAGAGGAGGGCAAAAACAAGGTGGACAGCAGGAGAGttatagacaggtgtgtgagttaTCCTGTTATAGTACTGAGTACTTAGGTCAAAACAAAGACATTGCATCTGGCCTTTACATATGTGACATTGGCATGACCTCAAgcttgtgcgtgtgcgtgcgtgtgtgtgtgtgtgtgtgtgtgtgtgcgtgtgtgtgtgtgtgtgcgtgtgcatgtgtgtgtgcatgtgtgtgtgtgtgtgtgtcagtctgtcCTGCAGTAGATGTTTAGTAGTGTGTAGTCAGCAGGTTGATCCTGGTTTCCCTTGGTGGAGGTTCACAGTGGTGTTGGAGTTTGACTCTATGGGTCACTCGCCCATCTGCAGACTCTGTGCAGAGAACAACATCAACTACATCAGCTTCAGTACTGCAGCACCAGctgcaggtcacacacacacacacacacacacactgaatataCTACAGTCACCCGACAGAGAATTAATTCAGATATTATAGTTATAGACATCATAGTTATCAAACATATGCTTGTTAGTCGTAGctttaaaagtaaacaaatgtttaaataatgttttgagtgtgtgtttgtttcaggtTCCGAGTCCTTGGTAAGGTCGTCTCCTCCTGTGTGTCTGGACAACGTGCCCTTTCTGCTGTTCATCACAGAGGGTTTACTGAAACACTCAGACCTGCTGCAGCTGCTGGAGTCAAAGTTATTcccacacacccactacactaccacacccacacccactgcactaccacacccactacactaccacacccacacccactacactaccacacccacacccactgcaCTATGTTACGACCCTGTTAAAATTGGTGAAGTGAAGACTAGGGTTAGGGAGTGGGAGCTCGTCACTGGTCTGCCCCTATTGCTGCGTTAAACCCTGGTGTGTTGGCCAGAACACTTGAACTTGAGGCCAGGATGAGTTCAATAGTTGTGTTTGTGGGCATCAGTATGGCTGTGTGCTATTCATGTGTGCAATGTGTATGCGTGGTAATCTATGCACCAGACATAGCCAAGTTCCACTCGAAAAATAATACACTGTCCGCTCCCCGTGAAGGAATGAGTGCAGCCGAAGACTGACTAAGTCCAGCTGGCTAGAAATCTCACCCTCTTATACTCTTGTACATCAAGTGTTCATCCGTCATTACACAATCTTTTGGACAACCTATGAATAAAACCAGAGCAGCCAACCCACAGACATCCTAAAAACAGCAATGGCCGTAACAACTaccacaaccacacccattAGACTAAATCACAACACTACACTAAAACGCCCATTGTACTaacacacccactacactacagtgaCACAGAGGCATGGCTGGTCTTGGTCTGTCATGGCTCACCTTGGCTCATCATGGCTGGTCTTGGTCTGTCATGGCTCACCTTGGCTCATCATGGCTGGTCTTGGTCTGTCATGGCTCACCTTGGCTCATCATGGCTGGTCTTGGTCTGTCATGGCTCACCTTGGCTCATCATGGCTGGTCTTGGTCTGTCATGGCTCACCTTGGCTCATCATGGCTGGTCTTGGTCTGTCATGGCTCACCTTGGCTCATCATGGCTGGTCTTGGCTGGTCTTGTTAAAAGTCGGGCCAGGAGCTCATAGCAtaagagcagtgtgtggcatttgCCATGGGAAGAGTGTGATGTGAAAACGTGTTGCAGGTATAACGTGACTCTGCTGGAGAGGAGACCCTCTGAATGTCTACAGCGGCTGGGGGCGACACACCTGTATGACCTCATCACTGTGGACGAGGGGACCGCCATTCTGCTGCAGGTGGGATGAGGGCATCTCAGCATGAGATATGAACGTGTGTCTTAGAGTTagggtaaagtgtgtgtgtgtgtgtgtgtgtgcaggagctaGCAGAGTTGGAGCAGGACaaggcgtgtgagcgtgtggttATGAGGCTCTCAGCTCTTTCTCTGCAGTTCACACGCTGCTGGGTTCTGCTCAACTGTACTAACCACGAGGCCCTGTGAGAAGATTATACATGTATTTAGTATTAGTATTGGTAGTagtatttacacacacaatatttACACTCATCTGTACTTACACACACAGTAGATTACACATCACCCCTCAAAAATGTCGCTCAGTATTTACACTCATCAGTATTTACACACAGTATTTACTCACACAATAGATTACATAACACTCATgagtatttacacacacagtttcCTCATTATGTGGTACCCCTGTGGGTTTAGACAATGTGTATGTTGATGGTGTTGGTCTTcctgctccagtgtgtgtgatgaggtgtTCAGTAACTTGGTGCTGATATACTCTGCCTGCGTGCTGTTTGGGATCAAGTCTGAAGACCTGGATATAAAGGTTAGATTCTGGATACTGATTGTTTATTGATTTGTATATAAATATTCATCTAGAGTTGGCTgccagtgtgtgagagtctgtGGGAGGGTCAAAGTCAAacttatttatatagtgctttttacaacacattgtcacaaagcagctttacaagcgtatgggtccagatccctaatgagcaagccagaggcaacagtggcaaggaaaaactcgcTGTGATGTCaaggattaggaagaaactttgggaggaccaagactcaaagagGAACCCATCCTTCATTGGACGGCCCGCTAGCagaagtccatatttatagttcaaatatagaTCTGTAGTTGTAGTTCTAATTCCAGAATAGTCACAGTCCcaggtgcagatggtgagcctcaggtaggagttggcatcagcacgtcctcttgcggcaGTGGTACATCCATCCATGGCATCGGCACAatcactggcaagccagaccatttCCTAGGTGATTGTACAGAATTGGctttggtagaagcatgcaaccaAGATATAAATATACAGGTTGAGtttgtgaacatcaatttaaacaaccattgatttaaacaaacgtacatagctcatgtgccagtgattagcatgtggctccggcaggattatctagcagcataactaaagggaggggcctggaggtgaccacagtcatgagggctcactgagcctgctttccacccaagtcattgtcacaactagagtgatgacATGTTGTTGatcacaaggtgccatttctgggtggcacagagGCCACCTTTTGCTTACATGCCAAACTGGACCGCACCCTTACAGgacacataataataataattacatatTATATAAAATGCACTTTACATTCGAGACGAATCTCAAAGTGCCACAACATAAAAATAtcctataaaaaataaaatgactaATATAACAATCTAAAAATAGCAGCAGTCAACAGATTATTTTAAATACTATGTATTATTTTAAGTCTcgcctcccaatgacctctgagatgttttgtgattggccagatgcagtttgaatacCTCCAAGTTGGTTTGCTCTTCCAAAgcacctgaatttcgacctgaacctgaattttaacttgaatttttGGATATCTGACTGAATTTCACAGGCTTTTTTTCTCCAagaaataatgatttcaggttaaGGATCTGGTGACACTGAAAAAGCTCCATAACCATTGTTCAAGTGCAACTCGTAcattatgaggctgtggtcagaaacggcCTCACTTTGAGGAAGTACTGCTATACTGACTATGTCGATACCAACCgataagaccaagtctaaagcaTGGCTGCAATTATGATGTAGGATcgaccacattctgagtgatacccattgaatcaagaattgcttgaaagtttACACTAAAAGAGTCAGATTTTTTCAGCTGATCGCACAATATGATACTGGAATTTCAAAAACTCCTGTACCAGGAggtaattaacataaacaacTGTGTCACTTTCTTAGTTGAGGATAAATTTGACAAAGTGAGAATGAGAATTTCAAAAGAATGAAAGAATATTGCAAGAATATTGTTTAGTGTGCATCGTGCAGGGACAGGTCATGCGTTTGAAACACTTCTTAGTCTCGTTAGATTCCACAACGAATCCTTTGAACTTGCCGTTAGAtgttttaattgaacacttacacGTTTGATCATTTTCATGGTCCCTAGTGAAAATTCCTAGTGCAGTTTCACTACGGGTGCTTCTTGCATGTTGCACTGCAATGATACTGGAATGGTTTCTTTCTGAAACATCCTCTCTGTGGGCTAAACTGTATCGCTGTGCTGTCACCCTGCACCACTcaaatacgtgtgtgtgtgtgtgtgtgtgtgtgtgtgtgtgtgtgtgtgcgtgcatgattCTTCTCAGGTGTTTTTCATGTGGGATGTAGAGGATGTAGCACAGTGTGTGTATCAGATCTGCCAACACACTCTCCTGAACTCGGAGACAGATGTGCAGAGCTGGCTCAACCGAGACTGGTTCAGTGTGCTACCTAccaaggtaggtgtgtgtgtgtgtgtgtgtgtttcaggaggaGCAGTGTTTACTGCAGTTCCCCTGTGTTAACTGTGCAGTAGCTCAGCTAATGTTGCACATAGGTCCCctctctgcagtgtgtgtgtgtgtgtgtgtgtgtgtgtgtgtgtgtgtgtgtgtgtttcaggaggaGCAGTGTTTACTGCAGTTCCCCTGTGTTAACTGTGCAGTAGCTCAGCTGATGTTGCGCAGGGCTCCCTCTCTGCAGTGGTTGTTGGCAGCTTCACTCTCTGAACTGGAGACTACATTCCCCGAGATCCCACACAAAGTCTGCCAGGTCCTAACCAGCACTGGCATCGACCTGCTTTAACACTAACCTACATCATCACTGACCTGCtttaacaccaacaccaacaccaacactgaCCTGCACTAACATGAAATGTAATATTAGCATTAGCCCACATTAATAATCTGTACTAACCATCACAAACAATACATCATAACTGCTttaaattttgtgtgtgtttttgtgtttgtgtagctCTTCAGCGAAACTACAGCTCAGCACAGACTCAGTGCTGCCCCCTGTCAGTCTGAGAGTGACACTGCAGCTCCGCCACAGGCCAATGACATGTTTCACCTTGCAGACTTCCATCCTCATGTTGACCCCCGTCTTCCTCTATGGGCTCTGGGAGGGcgttccccacacacacacaccccaccactgcccacacacagccctgcagggTGGGACTGCCCCGGGCGAGCCATGCACCAGGGGACAAGGTGCAACGGCTGGTTTGGGCCAGAGTGTGGAGACTCTCTGGGTCGATCAGGGTCTGCCACACCCTCTCAGCCCTGGCTGAGAGACCATGTCCAGCATGAGAGCTGCACAGGTATGATATAattccagcagggggcgcactctccctcccctctcacatGTACTGGATCAGCTCTTTTGTTTGAAAAGTTCTGCGAGGATCTTTTAAAGTGATGAGGTTTTAAATACCTTTCCAGGGTGCTGATGTTTATTAACCATAATGAAGTGTATTAGATGTCCAGCATTATTGTGGCTATATCTTACATTGATAATAGGTCCTGTTGTTGTTGGAGAAGAGGACCAGAAGGCAGTAGAAGAGATCCAGGAAGCTGTAGATGTTCAGCAGTGGGCAGTGGACTCCGCATCATCTCcaggcttctctctctctcacacccacagCCCCTGCCCTGGGGGTCTGTCTGTCCCAGAGAGGAACCTCCCCTGCGATTCAGGCTACAGTGTCCCAGGAGTACTGCTCcagggtgggcggggcccaGTCAGGGCCCCTCCCTCCTGGCTCCCCATCCATCCACAGCAGCAGAgcatgggtggagggtgtgaaggcaacagggggcagcagagaGGGAGGTACAGTACTTTACCTCactacagagacacagagaggaagagaccaGCTTGTGCAGGGAACAGCATGCAAACGggtatacacacatgtacacacacccccccccccccccccccccacacacacacacaaacacactggtgcatatatatttttttgtaaatgaacatgaACAAAATCAGTTTTGGTATATGTTGCATCATGACTTAATCACAACTGAAACTATGTCATTAAAACTCCAACCAGTAtccaaatatttatttttaaaaattatagaaaTTCTAGTCAGAACTCGTGTAAGTTAAGTTAAATTAATTTgtcttgttctgtgtgtgtgtggtttgttgaCAGTGTTTCCAGAGTATAAGAGAGGGAAACTTCTTTTTGAGAGAATACCAGGAAGGACTGATGGACAAACACGACTGAGGTTTATCTGAACATTCAatcccacatacacaccaccctcatgtacaccacatacacaccaccctcatctacaCCTCAtatacaccaccctcatctacacctcatacacaccaccctcatgtacacctcatacacaccaccctcatgtacacctcatacacaccaccctcatgtacaccacatacacaccaccctcatgtacacctcatacacaccaccctcatgtacaccacatacacaccaccctcatgtacacctcatacacac
The genomic region above belongs to Brachyhypopomus gauderio isolate BG-103 chromosome 3, BGAUD_0.2, whole genome shotgun sequence and contains:
- the shoc1 gene encoding uncharacterized protein shoc1 isoform X2, coding for MFGGINPENTQLTECQSGPNQLAVMFSSVKYRAIDYVCEASARHGMMMSLLTLPLPLPLGDPVYLHSGHLRDKAFRSPWMRGILSSACRLEVPGCALDDLKPSLCSGDFLERFGVCVAELDREFGEVVPSSNPASQGCVGAEEALWLLGEGDVAAECGEWRETFTLHAEHPSCLSYQDLVLPEEVIVTDPLVRFKTRMPSFLSLMQRLKTLPVSDPLQSPSGVILSEHVIFRHCAPYEATCDEPHSCSGTLSVTEDFKKESILSAEFLMLPVGIEAVVVQKPDLILSTPRLQESLKVSPEAIEEQRSVLDTMREDTSAGVLRSSACEMFSVPVCDSDNKDSESTYSPVPYKTYVEMEIEPPLSPPDRPVQPELSLSTNQLSAEQLSPDYRQVLLRDHERDVMEKAVWLAEKHPESFAGLILAEPQMCARPVSVTSLPELILLLGAEKDDAAPVTDAEAQQGMAPLSPAWCLLGEAMTVDARPASETTADSEEQFHPLSIAQIDELLRDSAESAVEGLLPGVKGASVLAQVTGAPNRVKTVKFILVEETTSQDMARYDHTNSGVLKTGQSITPDALSHLEKNTQKQLVTNTPNTANHPAHLSQSTLKKRGYTILKSRTTPSTHKHSEGPQRGTLANPPNGPDPPEEPWVTPAKQRPEPRQVLTPMPRQSERGELEGGPTPAALRSRVTDRRENSGCEEQHLDPLTSFMVLRRLQRSQTPAHTTLHTTDLPEKSLGKLTAGVDMTGGQQVSAMTGERESSLPVVGKAISKAIQAQASESERRAFWELHAVALPALGRVDDLGSTDLGRSDFSSLMPEDTRFYVKQQEKQLSMGQGRESVCNTVALLHILVTAKELLLRCDLNTATDYLAKAQATCRIAALGQLLRRVQVLQYLSSRREEPRPRHQCLLEQFSTWLNSATCSMILVVTAVENVRAELVAVLSQVSGNTVAEVLPEEGKNKVDSRRVIDSLSCSRCLVVCSQQVDPGFPWWRFTVVLEFDSMGHSPICRLCAENNINYISFSTAAPAAGSESLVRSSPPVCLDNVPFLLFITEGLLKHSDLLQLLESKYNVTLLERRPSECLQRLGATHLYDLITVDEGTAILLQELAELEQDKACERVVMRLSALSLQFTRCWVLLNCTNHEALVCDEVFSNLVLIYSACVLFGIKSEDLDIKVFFMWDVEDVAQCVYQICQHTLLNSETDVQSWLNRDWFSVLPTKEEQCLLQFPCVNCAVAQLMLRRAPSLQWLLAASLSELETTFPEIPHKVCQTSILMLTPVFLYGLWEGVPHTHTPHHCPHTALQGGTAPGEPCTRGQGATAGLGQSVETLWVDQGLPHPLSPG